A window of the Balaenoptera acutorostrata chromosome 13, mBalAcu1.1, whole genome shotgun sequence genome harbors these coding sequences:
- the MEX3C gene encoding RNA-binding E3 ubiquitin-protein ligase MEX3C, which produces MPSGSSAALALAAAPAPLPQPPPPPPPPPLPPPAGGPELEGDGLLLRERLAALGLDDPSPAEPGAPALRAAAAQGQARRAAGLSPEERAPPGRPGVSEAAELELEEDEEEGEEAELDGDLLEEEELEEAEEEDRPSLLLLSPPAAAASQTQPIPGGSLGSVLLPAAGFDAREAAAAAGVLYGGDDAQGMMAAMLSHAYGPGGCGAAAAALNGEQAALLRRKSVNTTECVPVPSSEHVAEIVGRQGCKIKALRAKTNTYIKTPVRGEEPIFVVTGRKEDVAMAKREILSAAEHFSMIRASRNKNGPALGGLSCSPNLPGQTTVQVRVPYRVVGLVVGPKGATIKRIQQQTHTYIVTPSRDKEPVFEVTGMPENVDRAREEIEMHIAMRTGNYIELNEENDFHYNGTDVSFEGGTLGSAWLSSNPVPPSRARMISNYRNDSSSSLGSGSTDSYFGSNRLADFSPTSPFSTGNFWFGDTLPSVGSEDLAVDSPAFDSLPTSAQTIWTPFEPVNPLSGFGSDPPANMKTQRRGSQPSTPRLSPTFPESVEHPLARRVRSDPPSTGSHAGLPIYIPAFSNGTNSYSSSNGGSTSSSPPESRRKHDCVICFENEVIAALVPCGHNLFCMECANKICEKRTPSCPVCQTAVTQAIQIHS; this is translated from the exons ATGCCGAGCGGCAGCTCCGCGGCCCTGGCCCTGGCGGCGGCCCCGGCCCCCCTGCCGcagccgcccccgccgccgccgccgccgccgctgccaccGCCCGCGGGTGGCCCGGAGCTCGAGGGGGACGGGCTCCTGCTGAGGGAGCGTCTGGCCGCGCTAGGCCTCGACGACCCCAGCCCGGCGGAGCCCGGCGCCCCGGCGCTCCGGGCCGCGGCGGCGCAGGGCCAGGCCCGGCGGGCGGCGGGGCTGTCTCCGGAGGAGCGGGCTCCTCCCGGCCGGCCCGGAGTCTCGGAGGCGGCCGAGTTGGAgctggaggaggacgaggaggagggggaggaagcggAGCTGGATGGAGAcctgctggaggaggaggagctggaagaggcagaggaggaggaccGGCCGTCTCTGCTGCTGCTGTCGCCGCCAGCGGCCGCCGCCTCTCAGACCCAGCCGATCCCGGGCGGGTCCCTGGGGTCGGTCCTGCTGCCCGCCGCCGGCTTCGATGCCCGGGAGGCGGCCGCGGCGGCGGGGGTGCTCTACGGAGGGGACGATGCCCAGGGCATGATGGCGGCGATGCTGTCCCACGCCTACGGCCCAGGCGGCTgcggggcggcggcggccgccCTGAACGGGGAGCAGGCGGCCTTGCTCCGGAGGAAGAGCGTCAACACCACCGAGTGCGTCCCGGTGCCCAGCTCCGAGCATGTCGCCGAGATTGTCGGTCGCCAGG GTTGTAAAATTAAAGCGCTGAGAGCCAAGACGAACACGTATATCAAGACACCTGTTCGTGGTGAAGAGCCCATTTTTGTTGTCACTGGACGGAAAGAAGATGTTGCCATGGCCAAAAGAGAAATCCTCTCAGCTGCAGAGCACTTTTCCATGATTCGTGCATCTCGAAACAAAAATGGCCCTGCCCTGGGAGGGTTGTCGTGCAGTCCTAATCTGCCTGGCCAGACCACCGTTCAAGTCAGGGTCCCCTATCGTGTGGTGGGATTAGTTGTTGGACCCAAAGGAGCAACAATTAAAAGAATTCAGCAGCAGACCCACACGTACATAGTAACTCCAAGCAGAGATAAGGAGCCTGTCTTTGAAGTGACAGGGATGCCCGAGAATGTTGACCGAGCacgagaagaaatagaaatgcatATTGCCATGCGTACAGGAAACTACATCGAGCTCAATGAAGAGAATGATTTCCATTACAACGGTACTGATGTAAGCTTTGAAGGTGGCACACTCGGCTCTGCGTGGCTCTCCTCCAATCCAGTTCCTCCTAGCCGTGCCAGAATGATCTCCAATTATCGAAACGATAGTTCCAGTTCTCTGGGAAGTGGTTCCACAGATTCCTACTTTGGAAGCAATAGGCTGGCTGACTTTAGTCCAACAAGCCCATTTAGCACAGGAAACTTTTGGTTTGGAGATACACTACCTTCTGTAGGCTCAGAAGATCTTGCGGTTGATTCCCCTGCCTTTGACTCTTTACCAACATCCGCTCAAACTATCTGGACTCCGTTTGAACCAGTTAACCCGCTCTCTGGCTTTGGGAGTGATCCTCCTGCTAACATGAAGACTCAGCGTAGAGGAAGTCAGCCATCTACTCCTCGTCTGTCTCCTACGTTTCCGGAGAGCGTTGAGCACCCGCTTGCCCGGAGGGTTAGGAGCGACCCGCCTAGTACAGGCAGCCACGCTGGCCTTCCCATATACATCCCTGCTTTTTCTAATGGTACCAATAGTTACTCCTCTTCCAACGGTGGTTCCACCTCTAGCTCACCACCAGAATCAAGACGAAAGCACGACTGTGTGATTTGCTTTGAGAATGAAGTTATTGCTGCCCTGGTTCCATGTGGCCACAACCTCTTCTGCATGGAATGTGCCAACAAGATCTGTGAAAAGAGAACACCGTCATGTCCAGTTTGCCAGACAGCTGTTACTCAGGCAATCCAAATTCACtcttaa